The window ATTAATAATCAACGGCAGGATGCGGTGCAAAGTGGTGCAACCCAGGGGGCGCGAACACACAAGCCACAGCATGATGCCGGAAAATGCAAATGCGGATGCCAGGCGCTTTCGCAGAAAGCTGATTCTGCATTACTACTCACGAACGCGGGTCGTATTGCAGTCTGAAAAAAATGATGTATATGAACAGAAAACGATGCTTCTGCTGCCATCAAGTGAGGGAAGTTATCCGTTTGAACTTGGTATGGTTCACAAGGTCATACCGACGGAAGGCGTTGAGTCTGTTCGTGAAGGCTTTGGTGGGGTATGACCGTCACGACTTGTTGGATTATGTTTTTATATGGGACTGTACGTTGTTTATTATACACTCAATTGTGATATTCCCTAAAACTTGTTGTGTTTTTGGAACACAATAGCGCCGTTTTTTACTGTTTTAGGAAAAATCCGTCGCTTTTTGGTCAATCGGTCAGCTCTTTACCTTTTGTTTCCGGCAGTAAAAACGTGGTGAGCAAGACCAGAATATAGGCGCCGGTGGCAAACGCAGCAATGGCACCGGCCAGGCCCATCGACTGGCTCAGATATCCGACCAGCCCGGGAAAGAGCGCACCCACACCACGTCCGAAATTATAGGAGAAGCCCTGACCGTTGGCGCGGATCGCGGATGGGTATAGTTCGGTCAGGTAAGCGCCAATGCCGCTGAAGATCCCCGATGCGGCAAAACCCAGGGGGAAGCCCAAGATCAGCATCTGTGTATTGCTAAGGGGCAGTTCTGTATACAGATAGATGCACACGCCAGATAGTACGGAAAACAGGATCAGGTTAGCTTTGCGTCCGAAGCGGTCGGCAAAGTACGCGCCAGCGATATAGCCGCAAAATGATCCGGCGATAATCACCAGCAGATAACTGCCTGTGCCGACCACAGATAAATGTCTTTCCGTTTTCAGAAAGGTGGGCAGCCAGGTGGTGATGGCATAGTAGCCGCCTTGCACACCAGTGCAGAGCAGGGCGGTGAGCATCGTGGTCTTTATAACATCTGGTGCGAAAATGCCCCAGATATTGGAAACATTTTTCTGTTCAAGTACTTTCTTTCTGAAAATTTCCGGCTCGGGCACATTGCGACGGATAAACAGCACCAGGAGGGCTGGCAGAACACCGATCCAGAACAGGCTGCGCCACGCCCATTCAGCGGGTAAGATCGAGAACATAAGCGTATAAATTAAGGCGGCGGCACCCCAGCCGATAGCCCAGCCGCTTTGGACGGTGCCTACCGCCTTGCCGCGGTGTTCAGCCCGGATGATTTCACCCATTAATACCGACCCGACGGCCCATTCGCCGCCGAAACCCAGCCCTTGCAGTGCCCGCAATACAAAAAATTGTTCGAAGTTCTGCGCAAAACCGATCAGTACGGTACAAACAGAAAACCACAGAATCGTAATCTGCAGGATACGTACCCGCCCATAACGATCAGCCAGGATACCCGCGCCCCAACCACCGATTGCCGAAAACAGCAAAGTGATGGTGCCCAGAATACCGGCTTCGGCATTGCTGATGCCCCACAACTGAATGATGGCGCTAATGACAAATGTGAACACCATGAAATCGAAGGCATCGGTTGCCCAGCCACCGAAAGCCGCGATAAAGGTATTTTTCTCGGTCCGGTTTAATTGTTTGTACCAGTTCATCTCCGTTCTCCAATGAGACTATATCTTTGGGTGCGATTTCGACACCGCTAATCGGGCGGAGCGCACCTGTTCTGTCAGGCTTTAAAGCCGTATAGGGCAGCAGGATTGTCTACCAGAATTTTGTTACGCTGGCGGGATTCGGGGGCCCATTTGGCAAGCTGCGCCAGCAGCAGGCCGGTATTAGGCATTCGTGGAATGGACACGTGAGGCCAGTCGCTGCCCCACAGCATGCGGTTTTCATTTGTGTTGATAAGGGCCTGGGCCCAAGGCACTACATCGGCAAAGTCCGGAAAATCGTCACTGATGCGATAGGCACCCGACAGTTTCACCCACCAGTCATGTTTTTCTATCAATTCCTGCATGGCCCGGAAACCCGGGTGATTGATGCTTTCGGCGACCGGCATATGGCCCATGTGGTCAATGACACCAGGCACGGGGAGTCGTTTAAGTCGCGGCAGCAATTCAGGTAACTGACGGGCATCCATCAGAAATTGCATATGCCAGCCGAACTCGGCGATCTTGCCGGCAAGGGTTTCCATTGCATCAAAGCCGGTTCCTCCGCCAAACAGTACATTGAGGCGCAGGCCCCTGACGCCCGCTTCGTGCATCTGTTGCAATTGCGTTTGTGTTACGTCTTCCCGCACAACAGCGATGCCTCGCAGTTTGTCCGGATGGCGTTGTAGCACCTTCAGCATATAGCGATTGTCATCACCGTAGACGCTGATTTGAATGAGTACGCCGCGTTGCATACCAGTGCGTTCAAGCATGGATAAATAGTTGGATTCAGGCGCGGCGGGAGGGGTGTAGCTGCGATTGGCAACAAACGGATAGGTGTTCGTATCGTCGGATACGACATGGGCGTGGGTATCGCAGGCGTTGGCAGGCAGTTCGAAGCCTGCCGGGGCGATCTCCTGCAGGGGGGCAAGACATAATTGCATGATCACTCCATTTAAAACACTGGGTGTTGCATGCGGTTTATAGTAGCAATGATCGGGGACGGATGTCTATTTTTATGTTATTTTTCAAACGGGCGCGCATGGGCTGGCTGTAATGCCGCGAGCGACGGATCAATCGCAAAAATGCCGCAAGCGGTATCTGGTTAAGCAATTTTTAAGATGCTCTACAATAACAATAAAAGCAGTCCACGCCTTAACGGAGAACGCGGACAAGCGCCCAGTGTCTGGTCTACTTTCTGTCTTGATTCGGACTCAAGCCTGACGCTGGATTTTTTCCATTTCTATTTTGAGGGCGGTGATCAATGCTGATTCATTCCGATTTTTTACAGCGTGCAGCCGTGTTGCCACAGCACTATCAATGGATTGCGTCGCCGCAGCCTGGTGTAGAACGTGTAATGCTGGATCGTATTGGCGAAGAAAAAGCGCGGGCGACCAGTATTGTGCGTTACGCGCCGGCATCCCGTTTTCCAGGGCACCCACATCCGGGTGGCGAGGAAATTCTGGTCCTATCGGGCACGTTTTCGGACGAGCATGGCGATTATCCTGCCGGCTGGTATTTGCGCAATCCGCATGGCTCCAGTCACCAGCCGTTTACCCATGAGGGGGCTGTCATCTTCGTGAAGCTGCGGCAAATGCCCGAGAAAGAGAGTCGCAGCGTGCGCATCAACACGCATGACGCCTCCAACTGGACCGAGCATGATGTGGGCGCGTCCTGTCCCTTATTTGCGGACGAGCGTGAGCAGGTGTCGGTCGAGAAGCGGGCGGCTGGCAGGCAACTCGTCAGCCAATTTGTCGATGGTGCGGAAGTGCTGGTGCTTGAAGGAAGTCTGAACGATGCCGCACAGGAGTACGGGGAGGGTAGCTGGTTGCGCCTGCCGCCAGGTACGTATTCGGAACTTGTCGCCGGACTGCGAGGAGCTACGGTGTATTTGAAAACCGGACATCTTGGTGAATACCTGACCGGAGCGATGGCTCCTTGAAGAGCGTTATCAGCCGCTTTACATCTCCAGGCGTTGCAACACCACATCCAGCAGCACTTGTGCGCCATTAAGGAGCTGTTCATCGTCCGTGTGTTCGCGCGGATTGTGGCTTATTCCATCTCTGCTTGGCACGAAAATCATGCCTGCGGGTGCAATGCGGGCGATCATCTGTGCATCGTGGCCAGCGCCCGAGGTCATGCGACGATAGGAAAAGCCTAAGCGCTGGGCGGACGTTTCTATTTCATCGACAAGACGCGTATTGAATATGACCGGCTCAAAGCGGGCCAGCTGTTTGCTCACAATTTTGACGCCTTCCTGCTGCTCAAGGACGGCCAGGTACGCCTGTAGGCGGCGCTCTGCAGAACGCAATTGCTGCTCGTCGGGATCTCGCAGGTCTACCGTGAAAGTGGCGCTGCGAGCAATGACGTTGATGAGATCGGGGGCCAGTTTGAGCGAACCCACCGTGGCTAGGGTGTTTGTGCTGGATGCGGCCAGTTCCCGCAGGAAAGTCATGACCGATGCGGCCGCCCAGCCGGCGTCATTGCGCAGGCGCATAGGCGTTGTACCGGCATGATTGGCGTTCCCCTGTATTGTGATTTTCTGCCAGGAAATGCCCTGCAGATTTTCCACAACGCCGATTTGCTTGGCTTCAGCTTCCAGAATCGGACCTTGCTCAATATGCAGTTCAAGGTATTCATAGGGAACGACAGAGGTGGGCGCGATATCTCCAGCGTAACCAATGCGTTTGAGTTCATCGCCAAGACGTGTGCCATCGGTGCCGATTGTTTGCAGCGCGGTGTCGATGGACAGGCCACCGGCGCAAACCAGTGATCCCATCATATCGGGTTGATAGCGTACGCCTTCCTCATTGGTGAAGGCGGCAATGGTGATCGGGCGATTGGGCTGTTTATTTGCTTCGCGGAATGCGCGAACCACCGCCAGGCCGCTTAACACGCCATAGCAGCCGTCCAGGGCACCAGCATTTTTAACGGTGTCAATATGCGAGCCGATCATCAGTGGGGCCAGGGATTTTTCTTCTGGCGTAGCGGGCAACAGCGTGCCGAAAATATTGCCGATCTGATCAATGCCGATGTCCAGATCCAGTTCCCGCATCCATGCAACTAGCTGATCGCGACCCGCTTTCTCATCGTCGGTTAAGGCGATTCTGGTTCGACCGCCCGAATCGGTATCGCAGCCAATGTTTCCCAGCTGTTGCAGTTGTGCCAGTAAAACCGCGCCATTGAGGCGAATATCGTTGGCGAAGTCCGTTGTGCTTGTCATATACCGTGTGTCAGCACCCGCAGGTGCCGTATGGTGTTGTGCCGTTAATCGTGCTTAAGCAGAATCATATGTCAAAAGCATCAGAAACTTAACCCAATATGCATGCCTGAAATGCAAGAAAATTGCGTTTACGGTCTTACCGCGGCAAATGGGGCCGATTCTGTTTAGCGTCCCAGCGAGTAAAACTCGGCATTGGGACGCATGCTGGTGACGTTTGCCAGACGGTTAGACATGCCGAAAAATGCCGAAATGCCGGCAATATCCCAAATGTCCCCATCGCTAAAACCGTGCTGTTTCAGTGTATCGAAGTCAGCCTCACCCACTTCCTGCGCCTTTTGCGAGACGAGGACGGCGAAATCCAGCATCGCTTTCTGCCTATCGGTAATATCAGCTTTACGATAATTGGTCGCGATTTGATCGGCAATCAGCGGGTCTTTGGCGCGGATGCGCAGGATCGCACCGTGCGCGATCACGCAATATTGGCACTGGTTAAGACTGCTGGTCGCGACCACGATCATTTCACGCTCAGCCTTGGTCAGATTGCCGGGTTTTTCCATCAGGGCGTCGTGATAGGCGAAGAATGCACGAAACTCGTCTGGCCGATGGGCCAGCGTCAGAAACACATTTGGAATAAAGCCTGACTTTTCCTGAACCTCAAGAATGCGTGCCTGAATATCTTCCGGCATGTCTTTGAGTTCGGGTACCGGAAAACGGCTGACTGCAGGTTGCTGCGCTTGTGTCATGTTGACTCCTGTTGGTAAGCAAAAGAAAGGGTGCTATTTCAATATTACATCTGAACGGTGGGTGTTTTATGCCGGTGTACCGTGATACGTAATGGTTTCGATGACTGTTGCCGAGTTGCCGCCAGCCTACTGCGTATCCAGCGGTATAGCAAATGTCCTTTTATTGCTTTGCATCGCCACATGCGTTTTGAACTGCCGAATATTGCCGCTCAGAAACAGATCCTGCGTCAGGCGTTCATATTCGTGCATGTCTGTGACGGTCATCATGATCAGAAAATCAAAATCGCCGGTCACATAATAAACCTGCTGAACCTGCGGACAAGCTACAAAGCGTTTCTTGCAGGCTTCCAGCAGATCCAGGCGTTCGCTTTCCAGTTTCACTTCAACGATGATGGTGATGGGTCTGCCCACCGTGGCCGGGTCAATAATACTGACGTTCTGTTGTATCACACCCGCCGCTTCCATTGCTGCAATTCGTCGGTTGACGGCGGACGGCGAAAGATTCACCTGATCGGCAAGCTCACGCTGCGACATTTTATTGTTGATCTGCAGCAGGTTGAGAATTTTTCGGTCAAAGGAATCGAGTTGCATGGTATGCCTTTGTATGATGTTCAGGAGAGATCACAAGCCGGCGCATTGCGAACGCGCTTTTTAACTGCCTTGTTTGTGACGTCCGGCTAGCGGATGGTTGCGTAAATGGCATTGCTACGAAGGCTCAATATTTGCACGGTTTGTGCATTTGACACGCCAATTTTCGATCAAACAGGCAAAAGCAGGATGCTAGCATTGTTTCGTATCCGGACATTGTAGCCTGAGCAACAATTACTCGGATAATGGGCGGGCTAAATGCCCGCTGTTGCTATCTAAACAGAATAGGAATCATCAATGTTATTCACCAACCCACGTGCGGCACGAACTGCTTACCCAGCCAGCCTCAAAGATATCCTGTCTGTTGAGCGTACCCGCGAGTCGCGCGACTGGCTATCCGGCTGGGATCAACTGAGCCCAGGACCAACACCGCTGTGGCGTCTGCCGGATCTGGCGCAGCACTTGGGCATTGCGCAATTGTTCGTGAAGGACGAATCCACCCGTTCGCCACTGGGCAGCTTCAAGGCGCTGGGTGCGTCCATTGCACTTGTGCGGTTGATTGTAAGCACCATGCCCGAGGCCGGCTTTGACCCCAAAGCGCTGATCGCTGGCAGGTACAAGGATAGGCTTGGTGATTTCGTGGCAATCAGTGCGACAGATGGAAATCATGGTCGATCGCTCGCTGCGGCTGCCCAAAGTATCGGCTGCCAGTGCGTCATTGTTCTTCATGCCAACGTCAGCCATGAGCGTGAACAGGCAATTGCGCATTACGGTGCGCGTATCATTCGAATCAAAGGTGGTTATGATGAATCGGTTGAGCATGCTGCGCAACTGGCCAGGGAAAATGACTGGCGGGTGGTGTCCGATACCTCGTACGAAGGCTATGAGACCGTGCCGCGCGATGTGATGCAAGGCTACGGTATGATGGTTGAAGAAATCATAGAACAGACGGCAGAAGAGGGTGCCGATAAATGCGTCTTTACACATGTCTTTCTACAGGGCGGTGTGGGCGGCCTGGCAGCGGGCATCGTCAGTTATTTTTGGGAAGTGTATGGGACCAATCGGCCGGTGTTTGTCATCGTGGAACCGGAGCAGGCAAATTGCCTATATATGAGTGCCGTTCACGGCCGACCATCAAAAGCGACGGGTTCGGTTGATTCTGTGATGGCAGGGCTGGCTTGCGGCGAAGCCTCACCGCTGGCCTGGCGCTTTTTAGAAAAA of the Advenella mimigardefordensis DPN7 genome contains:
- a CDS encoding MFS transporter, with product MNWYKQLNRTEKNTFIAAFGGWATDAFDFMVFTFVISAIIQLWGISNAEAGILGTITLLFSAIGGWGAGILADRYGRVRILQITILWFSVCTVLIGFAQNFEQFFVLRALQGLGFGGEWAVGSVLMGEIIRAEHRGKAVGTVQSGWAIGWGAAALIYTLMFSILPAEWAWRSLFWIGVLPALLVLFIRRNVPEPEIFRKKVLEQKNVSNIWGIFAPDVIKTTMLTALLCTGVQGGYYAITTWLPTFLKTERHLSVVGTGSYLLVIIAGSFCGYIAGAYFADRFGRKANLILFSVLSGVCIYLYTELPLSNTQMLILGFPLGFAASGIFSGIGAYLTELYPSAIRANGQGFSYNFGRGVGALFPGLVGYLSQSMGLAGAIAAFATGAYILVLLTTFLLPETKGKELTD
- a CDS encoding peroxidase-related enzyme (This protein belongs to a clade of uncharacterized proteins related to peroxidases such as the alkylhydroperoxidase AhpD.); the protein is MTQAQQPAVSRFPVPELKDMPEDIQARILEVQEKSGFIPNVFLTLAHRPDEFRAFFAYHDALMEKPGNLTKAEREMIVVATSSLNQCQYCVIAHGAILRIRAKDPLIADQIATNYRKADITDRQKAMLDFAVLVSQKAQEVGEADFDTLKQHGFSDGDIWDIAGISAFFGMSNRLANVTSMRPNAEFYSLGR
- a CDS encoding amidohydrolase family protein, which gives rise to MQLCLAPLQEIAPAGFELPANACDTHAHVVSDDTNTYPFVANRSYTPPAAPESNYLSMLERTGMQRGVLIQISVYGDDNRYMLKVLQRHPDKLRGIAVVREDVTQTQLQQMHEAGVRGLRLNVLFGGGTGFDAMETLAGKIAEFGWHMQFLMDARQLPELLPRLKRLPVPGVIDHMGHMPVAESINHPGFRAMQELIEKHDWWVKLSGAYRISDDFPDFADVVPWAQALINTNENRMLWGSDWPHVSIPRMPNTGLLLAQLAKWAPESRQRNKILVDNPAALYGFKA
- a CDS encoding diaminopropionate ammonia-lyase, with protein sequence MLFTNPRAARTAYPASLKDILSVERTRESRDWLSGWDQLSPGPTPLWRLPDLAQHLGIAQLFVKDESTRSPLGSFKALGASIALVRLIVSTMPEAGFDPKALIAGRYKDRLGDFVAISATDGNHGRSLAAAAQSIGCQCVIVLHANVSHEREQAIAHYGARIIRIKGGYDESVEHAAQLARENDWRVVSDTSYEGYETVPRDVMQGYGMMVEEIIEQTAEEGADKCVFTHVFLQGGVGGLAAGIVSYFWEVYGTNRPVFVIVEPEQANCLYMSAVHGRPSKATGSVDSVMAGLACGEASPLAWRFLEKSVDFFQTISDVAAIQAMKTLSRGSDADIPVVAGESGVAGLAALQNLAAASQDAVKMGLNRQSRVLMINTEGATAPTVYRELVGESAESVLGRQRAWRG
- a CDS encoding Zn-dependent hydrolase; the encoded protein is MTSTTDFANDIRLNGAVLLAQLQQLGNIGCDTDSGGRTRIALTDDEKAGRDQLVAWMRELDLDIGIDQIGNIFGTLLPATPEEKSLAPLMIGSHIDTVKNAGALDGCYGVLSGLAVVRAFREANKQPNRPITIAAFTNEEGVRYQPDMMGSLVCAGGLSIDTALQTIGTDGTRLGDELKRIGYAGDIAPTSVVPYEYLELHIEQGPILEAEAKQIGVVENLQGISWQKITIQGNANHAGTTPMRLRNDAGWAAASVMTFLRELAASSTNTLATVGSLKLAPDLINVIARSATFTVDLRDPDEQQLRSAERRLQAYLAVLEQQEGVKIVSKQLARFEPVIFNTRLVDEIETSAQRLGFSYRRMTSGAGHDAQMIARIAPAGMIFVPSRDGISHNPREHTDDEQLLNGAQVLLDVVLQRLEM
- a CDS encoding Lrp/AsnC family transcriptional regulator encodes the protein MQLDSFDRKILNLLQINNKMSQRELADQVNLSPSAVNRRIAAMEAAGVIQQNVSIIDPATVGRPITIIVEVKLESERLDLLEACKKRFVACPQVQQVYYVTGDFDFLIMMTVTDMHEYERLTQDLFLSGNIRQFKTHVAMQSNKRTFAIPLDTQ
- a CDS encoding cupin domain-containing protein is translated as MLIHSDFLQRAAVLPQHYQWIASPQPGVERVMLDRIGEEKARATSIVRYAPASRFPGHPHPGGEEILVLSGTFSDEHGDYPAGWYLRNPHGSSHQPFTHEGAVIFVKLRQMPEKESRSVRINTHDASNWTEHDVGASCPLFADEREQVSVEKRAAGRQLVSQFVDGAEVLVLEGSLNDAAQEYGEGSWLRLPPGTYSELVAGLRGATVYLKTGHLGEYLTGAMAP